Genomic segment of Paenibacillus sp. FSL R5-0912:
AGACTCCAGCCTGTTCCTCCGTCCCCGCGATTCTCAAGTGAGGTTCTGGCCGCTTCATACAGTCCGGGAACCAGCTTCTCTGTAATCGATCTTCCGGGATAGACCCCGACCAGATGGGAGACATGGCGGTGATGCACATCCTCGCCCTGCAGATCAACCGACCACTCCTGAAGCTGGCCTTGCGCACCGATCTGCAGCGGCAGCAGCCGCGCCTTGGCAGCTTGCAGAGTCTGAATGAATTCTCCATCAAGCTGGAGCAATTCCGCAGCCTGGATACAGTTTGTGAACAGCTCCGCAATCAGCGTCAAATCCATCGTCGCCGCTTCACTGACCGCGTACCGCTTGTCCCCGTCTACGATTTTGTGTTCAGGGGAAGTGGATGGGGAAGTAATGAGATACCCGTCCTTGTTCTCAATCAGCCAGTCCAGGCAGAACATAGCCGATTCCTTCATCACAGGGTATGCGCTCTCCCGGAGATAGGACAGATCACCGCTGAATGCGTAGTGCTCCCACAAATGCTGGGTTAGCCATACTCCGCCCATCGCCCAGGATGCCCATACCGGATCGCCATCGCCGAAGCCTCCAACGGGAGCCGTCTGCGCCCAGAGATCCGCATTATGATGGGCTACCCAGCCGCGGGCGCCATAGTTCGTGCGGGCGGTCTCCCTGCCGTTGACTGCCAGCCTCCGGGTATAGTCAATCAGAGGCTGATGCAGCTCCGCCATATTGCAGACCTCTGCCGGCCAATAATTCATTTCCGCATTGATATTCAGCGTATAGTTGCTGCTCCAGGGCGCCCGGGTATCCTGATTCCAGATGCCCTGCAGATTCGCCGGCTGCGTTCCCGGACGGGAGCTTGCAATCAGCAGGTAGCGGCCATAATGGAACAGGAGCTCTACCAGACCCGGATCATTGCTTCCGTAGGCGGCAATTCTCTGATCCATCGGCATACCCTCCGGGGCCAGGCTCTCTCCAAGGTGCAGCTCTACCCGGTCAAACAGCTCACGGTGGTCGGCAACATGACGGCCCAGCAGCCCGGCATAAGGCTCATCAATAATGCGCTGCACAACTTGCGCAGTGTGCTGCTGCACGTCGTAATCCGCCTTCACTGTGCCGGATTCCGCATCGAAGGAGGTCGCTGCGCTGAAATAGAGAACGGCTTCCGTCGCTCCCGTTACACGGATACCCTCTGCTGTGGCTTCAAGGGTTCCCCCGGTCTGCACAGCGGCCAGGCGGCCGTGGAACTCCAGACTTCGCGGAGACTCCCCGCCATAGCGGACCGGTTCATCCACATCGTAGTAATTCGGTGCCACATATTCCGGGGCATGTCCCATGATCGTGTAATGCTCCCCCTCTGCTTCCGAGCGGAAGCGGAGCGGACTGTCCAGCTTCGCCCGGAAGCTGATCGCATGGTCCTTGCTTGCCGAGAGACGGACAACAATTACCTGATCGGGATGAGAGGCAAAGACCTCACGGCTATACCGGATACCGCCGATCTCATAGGAGACGGTGCCGATACCCGTTGACAGATCCAGATTCCGGCTGTAGTCTCCTTGAATGACCTGTCCATGCTCCATCGTAAGGAGCAGATCCCCGAACGGCAGATACGACTGTACATACGGACCCATCATTTGCTTGCACAGCTCATCTGCTTCTTCATTTTTGCCTTCTGCAATCAGTGCCCTTACTTTAGGGAGAATCTCCTTGGCCCCGGGGTTATTCCAGTCTGTCTTATATCCTGACCACAGGGTATCCTCATTCAGAGCCAGTCGTTCCTTCTCGATACCGCCAAAAATCATCGCTCCCAGTCTTCCGTTCCCGACTGGAAGCGCCTCCACCCAATAAGTGGCAGGCGTATTAAATGAAATATTCATTGCGCAGACTACCTCCATACACCTTAATTTCTATACTGCTGAACCCTTCAATCCTGACAACACTATCATTATATAAGCTTCCATCAGGAAAGACGAATCCGCAGTGTATAATCCAGCGGTGTTATCAGTGTCACAATGACCTTCTGACAGCCGTCCGGATAGCTCATGCCACGGATGTCCGCCAAGTGATGCTCATGGCAGCCCTGGTCGAGCTCCATCCAGTCCTCACCGGAGCTGTAGCGCAGCGTGCCGTTTGTCCAGAATGCTGCCCCGTTCATTCCCGGCACCGGCGTCAGCGCAGAACCTTCAAGTCTGCCCTCGCTCCCAAAGAGCAGGACGATCTGGGTCAGCACATCCACCGGGGATGGTGCAATGAAGTGCAGATCCCAACCGGCATCGTTCTCACTTACCTGGACGGAGACTCCGCTTACCTGAGAATGGGTGAGCGCTCTCTCTCCATGAGGCAGCAGATACCAGGGACTGCAGGGAAAACCGGATCGGGAAGGCAGCTTGTCCGCCGGAATCGTACCGTAGTAGCCCTTCTCAGCGACTGACTCAAGCCGGAAGCCGGTCTCCATCTCCGCAAGCGAGTCCATGGTAATCAGTCCCGGCTCGAAGCTCGAAGCCAGCTGAACCCCAAGCAGCTTTGCCCGGCCATGCCGCAGAGAGAACAGAGAGGAGGCTTCGGTCATCACACTTACGCTGGTCGCTCCGCTGCGGACCCGGACGACCTGTGCGCCGAATTCCGTATGCTGCTTGCTGTGGCGGACAGGGCCACCGTAACCGTCCTGCCCGATTCTGCCCAACAACTCCTGACGGCCCCACATGCCATTGATTACCTTGCGGTACCGCTCAGGCAATTGTCCCGGTTGAACAGAAGAGGCCTGCATCTGCGGATACAGCAGGAAGCCCAGCATAATCTGATTGGGCAGCGAACCCGGATGTGTAATCGAGCCGCCCGCCAAGTCGGCGAGGGCAGCGAATTCAGGGTCGCCGTCATGCTCAGCCATCAGCTTATAGCACAGGTAATAATCTGCCAGCGAGTAGACACTTCCGAAATCCTGCCGCCCCGAATAATCGGTTACTACCTCCCCATCCGGATGAACCAGATATTTCATCATCCCAAGGTTCTGGCGGACCGGCTCCAGCAGCTCAGGCCGGCTCAAATCCTGCGCAGCATAATAGAGCATTATGTCACTGACCGTGTTATAGATTCCGTTACTCCGTTCTGTCCACTCTCCATCCGGGGTGATATCCATCCCCTCCTGAAGCCATTCTCCGGCCCTGGATTGCAGTGATTCCAGCGCAAATATCCGGTATAAAGAACCCAATGCCGCTGTCAGCACCCAGCGGTGATTAGGTGTATGTACGCCGCCGCTCAGCATCGCCGGAATCGTCCGCTCCAGGAAGGTTCTAATCTGCCCAGCCACCGGCATCAGCGGTTGCCAGGTCTGCCGCTCCAGCAGCGTGAGGATATTGGTTAATCCGACTACAAC
This window contains:
- a CDS encoding glycoside hydrolase family 95 protein is translated as MNISFNTPATYWVEALPVGNGRLGAMIFGGIEKERLALNEDTLWSGYKTDWNNPGAKEILPKVRALIAEGKNEEADELCKQMMGPYVQSYLPFGDLLLTMEHGQVIQGDYSRNLDLSTGIGTVSYEIGGIRYSREVFASHPDQVIVVRLSASKDHAISFRAKLDSPLRFRSEAEGEHYTIMGHAPEYVAPNYYDVDEPVRYGGESPRSLEFHGRLAAVQTGGTLEATAEGIRVTGATEAVLYFSAATSFDAESGTVKADYDVQQHTAQVVQRIIDEPYAGLLGRHVADHRELFDRVELHLGESLAPEGMPMDQRIAAYGSNDPGLVELLFHYGRYLLIASSRPGTQPANLQGIWNQDTRAPWSSNYTLNINAEMNYWPAEVCNMAELHQPLIDYTRRLAVNGRETARTNYGARGWVAHHNADLWAQTAPVGGFGDGDPVWASWAMGGVWLTQHLWEHYAFSGDLSYLRESAYPVMKESAMFCLDWLIENKDGYLITSPSTSPEHKIVDGDKRYAVSEAATMDLTLIAELFTNCIQAAELLQLDGEFIQTLQAAKARLLPLQIGAQGQLQEWSVDLQGEDVHHRHVSHLVGVYPGRSITEKLVPGLYEAARTSLENRGDGGTGWSLGWKIGLWARFKQGDRAKQLISNLLTLVKPEAINNERGGVYPNLFDAHPPFQIDGNFAATAGIAEMLLQSHQGYLEFLPALPASWGEGRVKGLRARGGFEVSLTWTAGALGQVEITSHHGGICSILAERPVKVMSGEHQQRLELSPDGLISLQTQPGDRIVVQYGEQIMQSK